In a single window of the Sediminicoccus sp. KRV36 genome:
- a CDS encoding MFS transporter, giving the protein MRWGRETNLLLLALGAMFVQQSFASLGRSLPSVIAPAIITDLGIDAAWVGVYVSLIAVSALAFQLGCGSFIIRHGALRMSQVALVLLAGGLFAASSGLIVMLALSAMIGGGGSAISTPASSHLLGRYSPPKYAPLVFSVKQTAVPAGLLLAGLLGPAITYWGGWRLALDVAAVACLIFAVLLQPMRREFDSDRVPTRQFHLSDFKTTITAVLATPELRNLSFACFAFNGLQTVFTSYFILYLVDLGHSLSLAGFVFAVAMFVAVPCRIVWGWLGSTIATPRAMMGGLALGMAASTLVMGFYGPSWPVFLIGLTASCLSATAMSWHGVLLAEAARLAPPGMRGGATGGVLSFGQMGGLLLPLIYALLLWVTGSHGLGFAVCGLPALVVGIVLSRRPR; this is encoded by the coding sequence ATGCGCTGGGGTCGCGAGACGAATTTGCTGCTGCTGGCCCTGGGGGCGATGTTCGTGCAGCAAAGCTTCGCCTCGCTCGGCCGCAGCCTGCCCAGCGTCATCGCCCCCGCCATCATCACCGATCTCGGCATTGATGCGGCCTGGGTCGGTGTCTATGTCAGCCTGATCGCGGTTTCGGCGCTGGCCTTCCAACTGGGCTGCGGCAGCTTCATCATCCGGCATGGCGCGCTGCGCATGAGCCAGGTGGCGCTGGTGCTGCTGGCGGGCGGGCTGTTTGCCGCATCCTCCGGACTGATCGTCATGCTGGCGCTCTCGGCCATGATCGGTGGCGGCGGATCGGCGATTTCGACGCCGGCGAGTTCGCATCTGCTCGGCCGGTACTCGCCACCGAAATACGCGCCGCTGGTGTTTTCCGTGAAGCAGACGGCGGTGCCGGCCGGCCTGCTGCTGGCCGGGCTGCTGGGGCCGGCCATCACCTATTGGGGTGGTTGGCGCCTGGCCCTCGATGTCGCGGCCGTCGCCTGCCTCATCTTTGCGGTGCTGCTGCAGCCCATGCGGCGCGAATTCGACTCCGACCGCGTGCCCACGCGGCAATTCCATCTCTCCGACTTCAAGACGACCATCACCGCAGTGCTGGCGACGCCGGAATTGCGCAACCTCTCCTTTGCCTGCTTCGCCTTCAACGGCTTGCAGACGGTCTTTACCTCCTACTTCATCCTCTACCTCGTGGACCTCGGCCATAGCCTCAGCCTGGCCGGCTTCGTCTTCGCGGTGGCGATGTTCGTGGCGGTACCCTGCCGCATCGTCTGGGGTTGGCTTGGCAGCACCATCGCGACGCCACGCGCGATGATGGGCGGCTTGGCGCTCGGCATGGCGGCGAGCACACTGGTCATGGGCTTCTACGGCCCCTCCTGGCCCGTCTTCCTGATCGGCCTGACGGCGAGTTGCCTCAGCGCCACCGCCATGTCCTGGCATGGCGTGCTGCTGGCGGAAGCCGCGCGCCTGGCACCACCTGGCATGCGTGGCGGGGCCACCGGCGGCGTGCTGTCCTTTGGCCAGATGGGTGGGCTTTTGCTGCCGCTGATCTATGCGCTGCTGCTATGGGTGACTGGCAGCCACGGCCTCGGCTTCGCCGTCTGCGGCCTGCCGGCGCTGGTGGTGGGAATTGTTCTCTCGCGCAGGCCGCGCTGA